CTTTTTGTTGTGCATTATCTGCTTTGAGTTTTGCATACGCCGCTGATAGGTGGTCATATTTTTCAGTGAGCTGAGTCGTGTGTTGCTGtaaggccacgaactccttagattgggtgctcgatactgattaggagctcccaacggttgaaacactatgGGCCGCTCACAAGTtctcggccgtagtgttggaaagcccgtaaacctgattttttattttcagaaaaaactgaaaccttaacaaacttacattgaaaggtcgtccttccactgtgcctcgtacttgtgAGTGAATTGATTCCACTACGAAGGCACACCACTTCTACGCTGTGAACCCGCCCTCGAAAAGGCAACATCGGTTAACGGTGCAGGTGGCATAGGTGCCTCTTTTTAagaggcacctaaggatacgtcatcctcgttgctagaagaactagctgcaaccatACGTGAGCGACCAATTCTGGTTTTTGTTCTATGCATCTACATAAttgtatacgaataattatataattaaattcgaatgtttaaaaaaattcaatagcacctcccctatactagatatacccaaatccacaaacctgtaAATATTGACAAAAGTCACAACCAATTGACTCCATCTATACTAAAATTgtatataacataacatctatacatataacattcattctaattacaaggtaaattcaacattaacaacatattcaatcattatataaatacaaacaataaaaaatattcaataaattcaaaaaaaaaaaactctagactaacatttaaaattaatgcaaataattaaacacaaatcatgtaataatgtagtaaaattactaattattccaacatattcaattacttattctaaggtaaattcaacattaacaattacaattcaacaaattattcaatcattatataaatacaaacaataaaaaatattcaataaattcaacaaaaactctagactagcaattaaaattaatgcaaataattaaacacaaatcatgcaataatgtagtaaaattactaattattccaacatattcaattacttattctaaggtaaattcaatattaacaattacaattcaacaaattattcaataattatgccaatacaacaataaaaaaatattcaataaattaaaaaaaactatagactttagaaATGAAacatgcttaccttaataatgtgttgatttcaagactttatctacattataaaaatacaccaaaacaaaaaacacaaaaaaaaataaaaaaagctaaaaaaaacccttaaagcaaatgaaatagaggaaacacataTCTTTTAATCCGATGAAGATTCATAAGAACACTTGCTAGAGATTGTAGGTGAATGCCTTGAAGAAATCAGAGGAAAAAATTCGAAATTGAAGGTGAAGAATagaagagatgaaaaaatgaactgaaggggcGGTCGTTGGGATATATAGGGCAGTTTTACAgacgaaaaataaaaaaaatattattttaatttattccatcggtgacgtttgaaaatccgtcggtaatttttgaATTCCTCACCAACAATTTTAATTACCCTCTATATTTTTCGCGTTCCGTCAGTAAGTCAGTCAGAAAAATAACGCGatcagagatgcatttaatgcaccgcCCTTTGGAATTCACACAATCCGTCAGTGATTTTATCTGTAATATTATCCACCAATAATTTATCGACGATCtttagtccgtcggtaaatgcgtcggtgattgtggcatttccagtgattattttcgaactctctgtgaaatgttGATGGACCTTATTCCATCAGTATTAGATGTCGGTAATTGtcgcatttcaagtaattatttttgaactctctgtggAATGCCGACGGATCttattccgtcggtatggaTGTCGGTAAGTGTGCAAGAAAGATTATATTTGTATTGCCTATTTACCTTCTTGCAAACACTTAAATGATAAATTGTCCATCACACAAAACAATACACAACAATGCTTAAACAATACATatttcatgttacaaaatatatcatccataatctataTTACATGAGAAAAGGGTTTTACACAGGGCTTCATTctgatagttagtcagaattttcttcttcttcattatcaattgaatagtcatcaccttcatcgtaATTTTCAATATGTCATCATCTTTATCGACATTTCATTGTCCggtagagctcaaaacaacattcaactcctctgtattaacattaacaagactatcatcaaaaacacaaaaattttaattttcttccaagtcaaCCAAAAGAgtaactcgatatggttcaaccaactcactaacttgaaagacgtCATCTCACatacttgtgtcttcgttctcatcctgaacaagctCGGCACGACCATtgggtttcatttttaaaacgaACACCCAATCCAcacttgatcgatcctttctaaaagaatgggtgtatatgtaataaacttgttgacgttgctttgcgaaaacaaagacatcgtttacattgcggagtctagcttttgagttgatttcgactagaccatagtgcggatcaactctgattcctctgtcagtcgtgtcataccaatagcatttgaataaaaacactctattctgctcgctatgatattgcagttcaaTGActtcttctaatctaccatagtagtcaacttctaactcactactagttgATCTCTTACCACAAACatcgctgttgtatgtctttctaccatgcccgtattcttcagtatggaaaacatatccattaacaaaaaacccgttgtagcacttaacttttcttttagggcccaggcttagtgaagacaatgacttagcaacaccccttcccatttgataaaccttgtatatacATCAATGAACAGTAAACGAGAATcacgtaatgacatgcatacaataattttgcaagtgagaatgagtttgtgatggtgcttacatgtgttctaaaccatgtgacaaattattcatcttgtaattgaaagatctaggATTCAAttagctgtgagttattggacaacaAATATTATCGATGTTCCCTGCAAGTGGTAATGAATGTATTATATTACAATATCTAATTAATAGTATAttattgacaaagtttaattagtattacacatatatacacttattgaataaaaggtctcagctcatcacagttaaatagaacataattgtgttgaactctatttctgacaaatatcttcctctttcgacatttttaggtgtgggtcgtccaggattggagaatattgacaagttcctaCTGGAAAACACTTCACTgccatcatcatgtcgtggaatgttattgattctcgttctcagatgaggttcaaaatagtacaagataaatgttgagatctcctcaacaatataggcctgaTAAATGTTTCATCAGGACTTTGCAGCATAGAAGTTTtttttcagcctgttcccttcaagtaaaatgcttctcgcccattcaataatcttgttatacccagcctcactcaacccgtgatctaaCTTGATGGTGAAAACTtgtgctacggccgataatttactgtggttcgtgcagccatcccataatggtttgtcagaatctttcaacaaatcaaaaaacctagctgcatctacattaagttcttcttctacaattggacattgactgatattaccttgattcattctcattgcatccataaccatattcctgtaaggattagtgttgtcatttacTGCTTCATGGATGTTGCtaacactagaagttgacccaaccaccttttttttcattctccttttactaacaaatacttctccgtgtgcataccaacactggtaattctttataaaccctttgtgtagaagatgcatcgttacaacatctgggtgcagatatgttttattttgacacttcctccatggacacctaataccgtcTCCAATAAAATTTCTGGAAATAGATgttgtaaaattaataaaaccctgaaccccgttacaataatccatcctccacaatccttgaggtgaatctcgatacatctatGAACGATCaaccatgacttctatcgaatctctataaaattatgatgacaacatgtattaattaattatgttaggtaaataaatatgcaaaaaaattggtttatcttgagattatccaacaaaccaattacaacttttcataaatattaaatattcattatcaattatcaacgtccatacaaattaacacacacacacacacacacacacacacacacacatatatatatatatatatatatatatatatatatatatatatatcaatttataaaaattacaacttcGCAATAcaattgatgataaaaattaaaatggacccattaaacaagctattaattatttcaaaacaatacatgtaattcggtaattcaataaagtttcaacaatttacaaacaaatataatcttacaaaatctaaaataaaccataataagtataaaattatacattcatatactacaagtttgtttgagaaataacaataaaacatgtacatttactaagaaaatacatatactaaaaaaaatcgtgatatttaaatgttaaaattgaaaaagatagaattacttacaaaaactgataaaaatctGTCGGTAAATCAGAATACGGATATCGTGACAAGAAGACTTTAAGATATATGACTTGTTGTGCTGAGAAGAGGGATATTTTTTTTCGGAGAGGGGCTAGTTGTTGTAGCTGGGGAGAGTTTAGATgaggaagaaaaaggagaagaagaaggagaaataggggaggataGGGTCGAGTGAGAGTGGATGTATTAACTTTTGCTGACGGATTCACCGATGGCATATTCCATCTGTGATTCTGTCAGCTATTCTGACGGTAAATACGACACGTCACTGTATGGAGCTGCCATTTTGAATCTCTCGGTGATTCCGTCAGGATTTTCATCGGTGAACTGGTCTTGTCACCGTACGGAGTTGACGTTTTGAATCcttcggtgattccgtcggtaaaaaatACCAGCAAtaacctccacgtcagcgaaccaccctttttttttttaattctcaacaTTCCATCGGTAAGTTTGTTGGTATTTGCCGACAGATGTTTTCCGTCAGTATGTGATGATGACATTACCAACAGATTGAATGCTGTTGGTAATGGCGACCGCAAATTGTCGACGGAATTATTCCGTCCGCAAATCCGTTGGTATTAAGCGAGTTTCTGGTAATGtttgtatttgataattttctggtAATGGTACAAATAACCTTATTACCTATGTATCAAAAACATGTCACTCTATCCTCTCTAACACTTCACAAAACTCTTGTTGTTGTTTAACTTGATAAAAACTTGCTTGCCTTAATTACTAGTATatctttttcaagaacaaaaattccAACAACTTGGTGCAAATTTGGTAGATAAAGAAACCTCCACGTCAACgaaccactttttttttttaattctcaacaTTTCATCGGTAAGTCCGTCGGTATTTACTGACAGATGTTTTTCGTCGGTATGTGACGATGACATTACCAACGGATTGAATGCTGTTGGTAATAGTGACCTCAAATTGTCGACGGAATTATTCCGTTGGCAAATCCGTTGGTATTAAGCGAGTTTCTGGTAGTGtttgtatttgataattttctggtAACAGTACAAATAACCTTATTACCTATGTATCAAAAATAGGTCACTCTATCCTCTCTAGCACTTCACAAAACTCTTGTTGTTGTTTAACTTGATAAAAACTCGCTTGCCTTAATTACTAGTATAtctttttcaagaataaaaattccAACAACTTGGTGCAAATTTGGTAGATAAAGAAATCCCATGTTTCAATTTTTCCACGTTTCGTGAAGTAAAACCATTAACTAATTAAGTTTTGTTTGTATTCATTTCCTTTAAGGAGGCCTTTAAGTTAATCTCATAATTCTATAAATCAAAAtgctaatttctttttataacctCTAGGGTATGTGTGGTGGGCCATGACCACCATGTGCCTGCATGTGCTGTGTCTTTTTCTCCAAGGCCCACTGCTACTTTTCTTTTGAGCAAATAAATGGACTGGCTTCACATTCTTCTCGCTTCTCactatatctctctctctctctctaacatcATTCTAGGATTCTGATACATACTTTCTTGGATCTGTAGAACTGCACCAGTCTGCAACTTGTCTCACTCACCTCTCATGATTTTCTGTGCTCTTGTTCTATAcaagaattaattttatcaaggtATGCTTCAAaatgttataatatatattgttgCTTCAACATTGCATATCATGTAGTTCCTATGACATGAGTAGCTAGATCCATCAAGTGCATAAATTCACCTTAAACATGCCATCATCTTCTTTTTGGAAATACCTTAAATCTTTTcccatttttcctttcttttttggatggaaaatatatttgctttttttcaaataaaaattattatttctatgaTATGCAATTCTCTCTTTAGTTGAGAATaattgttggaagaaaatataaagatgCAATTCCCATTACATATCTCTCTCAAAATATCAGAGAATTGAACTCATCACAATCTTCCTGTACTGTGCCTTATTCTTTGCAGAATGCGTGCTCCTAGTTCAGTACTCAAGCAACAATTTCTCAAGAAATGGATAATGGGTCTCCAAGTGTTTGGTTCTGCAAAGCAGAACATGAGCATCCTGGAGAGAAAGAAGGCGATAAGGCTATCAGCAGACATTGCTTTAGCTTCTACAAGAGATGGAAGGACTTGTTGGAGTCGTGCACTCATTGCCAATGCTTCAAAAGAAGATGATAGTAAAGTCCTTGTTCAGCACCTCTTAGCTCCTGAGAGTGAGAGGCTAAAGAAGGCGTCTATTGGATTGGTCATGGACAACAAGAGGGTTAGATgcaaaaaaatcttaaagagGAGTTGCTGCATAAAGAGAGTAAGAAAAGGTGCGCCTCAAGTTGTTCTTGCTAAATCAATCGCTAAAAGGATGGTAATGAGAAGAACACAAGTATTGAAGAGTCTTGTGCCTGGAGGGGAATTTATGGATGATATCTCTTTGATTGAAGAAACCCTAGACTACATAGTATCTCTTCGAGCTCAGGTTGATGTAATGAGAAATCTTGCTAAAGCTACAGAAGTAGTCAACGGTAAATAGGAACATCAGTGGAAGACTATAGCTACTTTCTATAAATTCTAAatgttctatttattttaacttcttGTTTTGCTTTTTCCCTTGTAAGACTATATATGAAGAAAAACCCAGAAGCTGCTAATATAGGTAGCAAGGCATATTGTACAGAAGAACCATATTTAAATCAATCAAGGCTTTTGTTTCCCTCGTCTCTACTTGCTAGCCTTAATTTATCAGTCTACATTAAGATCATGAGCTAAATCCCTGAAGTGCTTTCACAAATTTTTAAAGCTCAATTATGAGGAGCTAGCCAGCAATATTGCATTGTGCATAgttcttctatttttctttgtactttcattttcttgttcatggTTGGTTGTGCTCAATACGCAAACAAAGGTAAAGAATCCTCAACCATAAGGGAATCGAAAAGTACAATCTCTGTTCAAGAACATGACTACATGAGGAAACTCATGGACAATCCATATCTCATTcaccaaaaggaaaaaaaaggcaaagaataaaattattcaaagaaGGAACTTCCACTATGGCTTGTACTAAGCATGTTCTTGAGAATATATTGCTTCAAATTCTACTTTGATTGTCTTCTGATATTGTTCTGAGCGTGCCGTTCAGTAAAGGGAACTAGGTACATCCTCTCTATTGTAACTTACAATGATATTTTGCCATATGAAGTGTTGCTTAAACAGCTAGCGTTTCGATTCATCTGTGCTTATTTTGGCCAAGGAG
The Populus nigra chromosome 3, ddPopNigr1.1, whole genome shotgun sequence genome window above contains:
- the LOC133689007 gene encoding transcription factor IBH1-like 1, with product MRAPSSVLKQQFLKKWIMGLQVFGSAKQNMSILERKKAIRLSADIALASTRDGRTCWSRALIANASKEDDSKVLVQHLLAPESERLKKASIGLVMDNKRVRCKKILKRSCCIKRVRKGAPQVVLAKSIAKRMVMRRTQVLKSLVPGGEFMDDISLIEETLDYIVSLRAQVDVMRNLAKATEVVNGK